In a genomic window of Streptomyces roseoviridis:
- a CDS encoding RNB domain-containing ribonuclease, translating into MPRRHVHVTAPADDPLRAALRALRAELGIPDGFPPAVLAEAEEAARTPPSPRDRVDATDLPFLTIDPPASRDLDQAMHLTRRAGGGYRVHYAIADVAAFVIPGGAVDTEAHRRATTLYLPDGKVPLHPSVLSEGAASLLPGSTVPALLWRIDLDADGRTVATDVRRALVRSRSRLDYAGAQAQIDAGTAEEPLALLRDVGRLREALEIERGGISLNVPEQEIAETGDGSYSLHYRAPLPVDGWNAQISLLTGMAAADLMMAAGTGILRTLPPAPDGAVARLRRSAKALGIDWPHHVSYAALIRSLDPRHTRHAAFLQDATTLLRGSDYTPFTDGHLPSPAVHAAVADEYTHCTAPLRRLVDRYAGELCLAAVAGTEPPAWVLGALDGLPDDMARGTRLANTAERECVDVVEEALLSGRIGETFDSVVIDVKEHEPDVGTVHLEDPAVIGRVLADGAPLPLGERLRVRLTQADPARREKVRFTPA; encoded by the coding sequence ATGCCCCGCCGCCACGTCCATGTGACCGCTCCGGCCGACGACCCGCTGCGGGCCGCCCTGCGCGCGCTCCGCGCCGAGCTGGGGATCCCCGACGGCTTCCCGCCCGCCGTCCTCGCCGAGGCCGAGGAGGCCGCCAGGACCCCGCCCTCACCGCGGGACCGGGTCGACGCCACCGACCTGCCCTTCCTCACCATCGACCCGCCGGCGTCCCGGGACCTCGACCAGGCCATGCACCTGACCCGCCGGGCCGGCGGCGGCTACCGGGTCCACTACGCCATCGCCGACGTCGCCGCCTTCGTCATCCCCGGCGGAGCCGTCGACACCGAGGCGCACCGCCGGGCGACCACCCTCTACCTCCCCGACGGCAAGGTGCCGCTGCACCCCTCCGTCCTGTCCGAGGGCGCCGCCAGCCTCCTGCCGGGCAGCACCGTGCCCGCCCTGCTGTGGCGCATCGACCTCGACGCCGACGGCCGCACCGTCGCCACCGACGTGCGCCGCGCCCTCGTCCGCAGCCGCTCCCGGCTCGACTACGCGGGCGCCCAGGCGCAGATCGACGCCGGCACCGCCGAGGAGCCGCTCGCCCTGCTGCGGGACGTGGGCAGGCTCCGCGAGGCCCTGGAGATCGAACGCGGCGGCATCTCCCTCAACGTCCCCGAGCAGGAGATCGCCGAGACCGGCGACGGCTCCTACAGCCTGCACTACCGCGCCCCGCTGCCCGTCGACGGCTGGAACGCCCAGATCTCCCTGCTCACCGGCATGGCCGCGGCCGACCTCATGATGGCCGCCGGCACCGGCATCCTGCGCACCCTGCCGCCCGCCCCGGACGGCGCCGTCGCCCGGCTGCGGCGCTCCGCCAAGGCCCTCGGGATCGACTGGCCGCACCACGTCTCGTACGCGGCGCTCATCCGCTCCCTGGACCCCCGCCACACCCGCCACGCCGCCTTCCTCCAGGACGCGACCACCCTCCTGCGGGGCTCCGACTACACGCCCTTCACCGACGGGCACCTCCCCTCGCCCGCCGTCCACGCCGCCGTCGCCGACGAGTACACCCACTGCACGGCGCCGCTGCGCCGGCTCGTCGACCGCTACGCGGGCGAACTGTGCCTCGCCGCCGTCGCGGGCACCGAGCCGCCCGCGTGGGTGCTCGGCGCGCTCGACGGACTGCCGGACGACATGGCGCGGGGCACCCGCCTCGCCAACACGGCCGAGCGGGAGTGCGTCGACGTCGTGGAGGAGGCCCTGCTCAGCGGGCGGATCGGCGAGACCTTCGACTCCGTCGTCATCGACGTGAAGGAACACGAACCGGACGTCGGCACCGTCCACCTGGAGGACCCGGCGGTGATCGGCCGGGTCCTGGCCGACGGGGCGCCCCTGCCGCTCGGCGAACGGCTCCGGGTCAGGCTGACGCAGGCAGATCCCGCACGACGGGAGAAGGTGCGGTTCACACCCGCGTGA
- a CDS encoding zinc ribbon domain-containing protein, which yields MNAAPADQIRLLDVQALDVRLQQIAHKRRSLPEHDEIESLTKDLTQLRDLLVAAQTEESDCAREQTKAEQDVDQVRQRAARDQQRLDSGAVSSPKDLESLQREITSLAKRQGDLEEIVLEVMERRESAQERVEELTERVSSVQAKVDDATARRDAAETALDADAASVAKERELVAGSVPADLMKLYEKLREQQGGVGAARLYQRKCEGCHIELNITELNEVRAAAADAVLRCENCRRILVRTSESGL from the coding sequence CTGAACGCCGCGCCCGCCGACCAGATCCGACTCCTCGACGTCCAGGCCCTGGACGTCCGCCTCCAGCAGATCGCGCACAAGCGCCGGTCGCTGCCCGAGCACGACGAGATCGAATCGCTGACCAAGGACCTCACCCAGCTGCGCGACCTGCTCGTCGCCGCGCAGACCGAGGAGAGCGACTGCGCCCGCGAGCAGACCAAGGCCGAGCAGGACGTGGACCAGGTGCGCCAGCGCGCCGCCCGCGACCAGCAGCGCCTCGACTCCGGGGCCGTCTCCTCCCCGAAGGACCTGGAGAGCCTCCAGCGCGAGATCACCTCGCTCGCCAAGCGCCAGGGCGACCTGGAGGAGATCGTCCTGGAGGTCATGGAGCGCCGCGAGTCCGCCCAGGAGCGGGTCGAGGAACTCACCGAGCGGGTCTCCTCCGTCCAGGCCAAGGTCGACGACGCGACCGCCCGCCGCGACGCCGCCGAGACGGCGCTCGACGCCGACGCCGCCTCCGTCGCCAAGGAGCGCGAGCTGGTGGCGGGCTCCGTGCCCGCCGACCTGATGAAGCTGTACGAGAAGCTGCGCGAGCAGCAGGGCGGGGTCGGCGCGGCGCGGCTGTACCAGCGCAAGTGCGAGGGCTGCCACATCGAGCTGAACATCACCGAGCTCAACGAGGTCCGCGCGGCCGCCGCCGACGCGGTGCTGCGCTGCGAGAACTGCCGCCGCATCCTGGTCCGCACCTCGGAGTCCGGCCTGTAA
- a CDS encoding bifunctional RNase H/acid phosphatase, translating into MRAVVVEADGGSRGNPGPAGYGAVVLDPATGETLAERAEYIGVATNNVAEYKGLIAGLRAAFELFPDATVHVRMDSKLVVEQMSGRWKIKHPDMKPLAAEAARVFPAGRVRYEWIPRERNKHADRLANEAMDAGRRGEQWSPAASTAAVTAAPAADLAAARGAAGDATAGAARARAAMASAGTGTAAGAGMAGGTDAAATAPEAGALSGAAGEPEGLFAPDAALSSRARASLATAATADRAASVGREAPAGPAPAAGAAATGDFEAEAAHPEGGAVPASRPQPEAPAEAPARVAASTPVSQGWSGPDMGAPATFVLLRHGETALTPEKRFSGSGGSDPELSAAGRRQAEAVAAALAARGTIQEIISSPLTRCRQTAQTVAARLGLDVRIEQGLRETDFGAWEGLTFAEVRERYGDDLDAWLASPKAAPTGGGESFATVSRRVAATRDRLTAAHPGRTVLLVTHVTPIKTLVRLALGAPPESLFRMELSAASLSAVAYYADGNASVRLLNDTSHLR; encoded by the coding sequence ATGCGCGCGGTCGTGGTCGAGGCGGACGGCGGCTCCCGGGGCAATCCGGGACCCGCCGGTTACGGCGCGGTCGTCCTCGACCCGGCGACGGGGGAGACGCTCGCGGAGCGGGCCGAGTACATCGGCGTGGCCACGAACAACGTCGCCGAGTACAAGGGCCTGATCGCGGGCCTGCGGGCGGCCTTCGAGCTGTTCCCGGACGCCACGGTTCACGTGCGCATGGACTCCAAGCTGGTCGTCGAGCAGATGTCCGGCCGCTGGAAGATCAAGCACCCCGACATGAAGCCGCTGGCCGCCGAGGCCGCCCGCGTCTTCCCGGCCGGCCGGGTGCGGTACGAGTGGATCCCGCGCGAGCGCAACAAGCACGCCGACCGGCTCGCCAACGAGGCGATGGACGCGGGGCGCCGGGGCGAGCAGTGGAGCCCGGCCGCCTCCACCGCGGCCGTCACCGCCGCCCCTGCCGCCGACCTCGCGGCGGCCCGCGGCGCCGCGGGCGACGCGACGGCGGGCGCGGCCCGGGCCCGGGCCGCCATGGCCAGCGCCGGTACGGGTACGGCGGCGGGCGCGGGTATGGCGGGGGGCACGGATGCCGCCGCCACGGCCCCGGAGGCGGGCGCCCTCTCCGGCGCCGCAGGCGAGCCCGAGGGGCTCTTCGCTCCCGACGCCGCCCTCTCGTCACGGGCGCGCGCGTCCCTCGCGACCGCGGCCACGGCCGACCGTGCCGCGTCGGTCGGCCGTGAGGCCCCGGCCGGCCCCGCCCCGGCGGCGGGTGCGGCGGCGACCGGGGACTTCGAGGCGGAGGCGGCCCATCCCGAGGGCGGAGCCGTGCCGGCCTCCCGGCCGCAGCCGGAGGCTCCGGCCGAGGCCCCGGCGCGGGTCGCGGCGAGCACACCCGTCTCGCAGGGCTGGTCGGGTCCCGACATGGGGGCGCCGGCCACGTTCGTGCTGCTGCGGCACGGGGAGACGGCGCTGACCCCCGAGAAGCGGTTCTCGGGGAGCGGCGGCAGCGACCCCGAACTGTCCGCGGCGGGCCGGCGGCAGGCCGAGGCCGTGGCCGCGGCGCTCGCGGCCCGCGGCACCATCCAGGAGATCATCAGCTCGCCCCTCACCCGCTGCCGCCAGACCGCGCAGACCGTCGCCGCCCGCCTGGGCCTGGACGTGCGGATCGAACAGGGGCTGCGGGAGACCGACTTCGGCGCCTGGGAGGGACTGACCTTCGCCGAGGTCCGCGAGCGCTACGGGGACGACCTCGACGCCTGGCTCGCCTCCCCGAAGGCGGCGCCGACCGGCGGCGGCGAGAGCTTCGCGACCGTCTCCCGGCGCGTCGCCGCCACCCGGGACCGGCTGACCGCCGCCCACCCCGGCCGCACGGTCCTCCTCGTCACCCATGTCACCCCCATCAAGACCCTGGTCCGCCTCGCTCTCGGCGCCCCGCCGGAGTCCCTCTTCCGCATGGAGCTCTCGGCGGCGTCCCTCTCGGCGGTGGCCTACTACGCGGACGGCAACGCGTCCGTCCGCCTGCTGAACGACACGTCGCACCTGCGGTAG
- a CDS encoding 3-oxoacyl-ACP reductase — MSLPLEGLSAIVTGAGRGLGRAEAVELARLGAAVVVNDYGQPGRDGSGAASAAPAEEVAAEIRAAGGRAVAHLGDVADFETARGLVDLAVTEFGKLDVLVNNAGILRDRMVFSMSEEEWDSVIRVHLKGHFNTTRFAAAHWRGRAKAGESGVYGRIVNTSSEAFLAGSAGQPNYAAAKGGIVGLTTSTALALAKYGVTANAICPRARTRMTEDVFAGFAEPAAPDELDPLSPDHVAPLVGYLASPAAAGVNGQLLVVHGGMVAIVDRPKVVATFDTAEDVFTHEELDGLLTPYYAARPAGETFAAAEVLALKKG, encoded by the coding sequence ATGTCACTCCCTCTTGAGGGACTGAGCGCGATCGTCACCGGTGCCGGGCGCGGGCTCGGCCGGGCCGAGGCCGTCGAGCTGGCCCGGCTGGGCGCCGCCGTCGTCGTCAACGACTACGGGCAGCCGGGCCGGGACGGCTCCGGCGCGGCCTCCGCCGCCCCCGCCGAGGAGGTCGCGGCGGAGATCCGCGCGGCCGGCGGCCGGGCGGTGGCCCACCTCGGCGACGTCGCCGACTTCGAGACCGCGCGCGGCCTCGTCGACCTGGCGGTGACCGAGTTCGGCAAGCTGGACGTCCTGGTCAACAACGCGGGCATCCTGCGCGACCGGATGGTCTTCTCCATGAGCGAGGAGGAGTGGGACTCGGTGATCCGGGTCCACCTCAAGGGCCACTTCAACACCACCCGTTTCGCCGCGGCGCACTGGCGGGGCCGGGCCAAGGCGGGGGAGAGCGGTGTCTACGGCCGGATCGTCAACACCTCCTCCGAGGCGTTCCTGGCGGGTTCGGCCGGACAGCCCAACTACGCGGCGGCGAAGGGCGGGATCGTCGGTCTCACCACCTCCACGGCGCTCGCCCTCGCCAAGTACGGGGTCACCGCGAACGCCATCTGTCCGCGCGCCCGCACCCGGATGACCGAGGACGTGTTCGCGGGCTTCGCCGAGCCGGCGGCGCCGGACGAGCTCGACCCGCTGTCGCCCGACCACGTGGCGCCGCTCGTCGGCTACCTGGCCTCTCCGGCGGCGGCCGGGGTCAACGGGCAACTGCTCGTGGTCCACGGCGGCATGGTGGCGATCGTGGACCGCCCCAAGGTGGTCGCCACGTTCGACACGGCCGAGGACGTCTTCACGCACGAGGAACTGGACGGCCTGCTCACCCCGTACTACGCGGCCCGACCGGCCGGGGAGACGTTCGCGGCGGCGGAGGTCCTCGCCCTGAAGAAGGGCTGA
- a CDS encoding aldo/keto reductase produces the protein MAANSSIPTVTLNNGVEIPQLGFGVFQVPDEETTAAVASALEAGYRSIDTAAIYGNEAGVGKALAESGVARDDLFVTTKLWNADQGYDSTLRAFDESLAKLGLDYVDMYLIHWPTPARDLYQETWTAIEKLVADGRVRTAGVSNFQADHLKRLIDGAELVPAVNQVELHPGLQQAELRAVHAELGIATEAWSPLAQGAVLKDEPITTIADRHGASPAQVVLRWHLQLGNIVIPKSVTPERIRQNLDVFDFTLTDDEMAAVAGLDRDLRTGPHPDQFN, from the coding sequence ATGGCAGCGAACAGCAGCATCCCCACCGTCACCCTCAACAACGGCGTCGAGATCCCGCAGCTCGGCTTCGGCGTCTTCCAGGTCCCGGACGAGGAGACCACCGCCGCCGTCGCCTCCGCCCTGGAGGCCGGCTACCGCTCCATCGACACGGCCGCGATCTACGGCAACGAGGCGGGCGTGGGCAAGGCCCTCGCCGAGTCCGGAGTCGCCCGCGACGACCTGTTCGTCACCACCAAGCTGTGGAACGCCGACCAGGGCTACGACTCCACGCTCCGCGCCTTCGACGAGAGCCTGGCCAAGCTGGGCCTCGACTACGTCGACATGTACCTGATCCACTGGCCCACCCCGGCCCGTGACCTGTACCAGGAGACCTGGACGGCCATCGAGAAGCTGGTCGCCGACGGCCGGGTCCGCACCGCGGGCGTCTCCAACTTCCAGGCCGACCACCTGAAGCGGCTGATCGACGGCGCCGAGCTCGTCCCGGCCGTCAACCAGGTCGAGCTGCACCCGGGCTTGCAGCAGGCGGAACTGCGTGCCGTGCACGCCGAGCTGGGCATCGCCACCGAGGCGTGGAGCCCGCTCGCCCAGGGCGCCGTCCTCAAGGACGAGCCGATCACCACGATCGCCGACCGGCACGGCGCGTCCCCGGCCCAGGTCGTCCTGCGCTGGCACCTCCAGCTCGGCAACATCGTCATCCCCAAGTCGGTGACGCCCGAGCGCATCCGCCAGAACCTCGACGTCTTCGACTTCACCCTCACCGACGACGAGATGGCCGCCGTCGCCGGTCTCGACCGCGACCTGCGCACGGGCCCGCACCCGGACCAGTTCAACTGA
- a CDS encoding Nif3-like dinuclear metal center hexameric protein, giving the protein MPRLSEVIAELDALWPPERAEQWDAVGTVCGDPDAEVRRVLFAVDPVQEIADEAIDLGADLLVTHHPLYLRGTTTVAASHFKGRVVHTLIKHDIALHVAHTNADTADPGVSDALAGALDLRVTGPLVPENNLGRICELDRPETLAEFADRAAKRLPATAQGIRVAGDPGMVLHRVAVSGGSGDSLFDAVRAAGVDAFLTADLRHHPVSEATQHATRSRPLGLVDAAHWATEWPWCEQAAAQLDTISDRHGWDLRVHVSKTVTDPWSSHHTSSGAPN; this is encoded by the coding sequence GTGCCCCGTCTGTCTGAAGTCATCGCCGAGCTCGACGCCCTCTGGCCGCCCGAGCGGGCCGAGCAGTGGGACGCCGTCGGCACCGTCTGCGGCGACCCCGACGCCGAGGTCCGCCGGGTGCTCTTCGCCGTCGACCCCGTCCAGGAGATCGCCGACGAGGCGATCGACCTGGGCGCCGACCTGCTCGTCACCCACCACCCGCTCTATCTGCGCGGGACGACGACCGTCGCCGCCTCCCACTTCAAGGGCCGCGTCGTGCACACGCTGATCAAGCACGACATCGCCCTCCACGTGGCGCACACCAACGCCGACACCGCCGACCCCGGCGTCTCCGACGCCCTCGCCGGTGCCCTGGACCTGCGCGTGACCGGACCGCTCGTCCCGGAGAACAACCTCGGCCGGATCTGCGAGCTCGACCGCCCCGAGACCCTCGCCGAGTTCGCGGACCGCGCCGCGAAGCGGCTGCCCGCCACCGCGCAGGGCATCCGCGTCGCCGGCGACCCCGGCATGGTGCTGCACCGGGTCGCCGTCAGCGGCGGCTCCGGCGACAGCCTCTTCGACGCCGTGCGCGCCGCGGGCGTCGACGCCTTCCTCACCGCGGACCTGCGCCACCACCCCGTCTCCGAAGCCACCCAGCACGCCACGCGGTCCCGCCCGCTGGGTCTGGTCGACGCCGCCCACTGGGCCACCGAGTGGCCCTGGTGCGAGCAGGCCGCCGCCCAGCTCGACACGATCTCCGACCGCCATGGCTGGGACCTCCGCGTCCACGTCTCGAAGACGGTCACCGACCCCTGGTCCTCCCACCACACCTCTTCTGGAGCCCCCAACTGA
- the yaaA gene encoding peroxide stress protein YaaA, which translates to MLVLLPPSEGKAPSGRGAPLKPESLSLPGLAQARAAVLDELVELCVSDEEKAREVLGLSEGLRGEVAKNAELRTAGARPAGEIYTGVLYDALGLATLDAAARRRAERSLLVFSGLWGAVRVGDRIPSYRCSMGVKLPGLGALGAYWRGAMASVMPEAAGDSLVLDLRSSAYAAAWKPKGEVAERTATVRVLHAPTRKVVSHFNKATKGRIVRSLLEAGAEPTGRAELVEVLRELGYVVEEGGKAGALDVLVDEIH; encoded by the coding sequence GTGCTCGTCCTGTTGCCGCCCTCCGAAGGAAAGGCCCCCTCGGGGCGCGGGGCGCCGCTGAAGCCGGAGTCCCTGTCGTTGCCGGGGCTGGCTCAGGCGCGCGCGGCGGTCCTCGACGAGCTGGTGGAGCTGTGCGTCTCCGACGAGGAGAAGGCGCGCGAGGTGCTGGGTCTGAGCGAGGGGCTGCGCGGCGAGGTCGCCAAGAACGCGGAGCTGCGGACGGCCGGGGCGCGGCCGGCCGGCGAGATCTACACGGGGGTGCTGTACGACGCGTTGGGCCTGGCCACGCTCGACGCGGCGGCCCGCAGGCGGGCGGAACGTTCGCTGCTGGTGTTCTCGGGGCTGTGGGGCGCGGTGCGGGTGGGCGACCGGATTCCCTCGTACCGCTGCTCGATGGGGGTGAAGCTGCCGGGGCTCGGGGCGCTCGGCGCGTACTGGCGCGGGGCGATGGCGTCGGTCATGCCGGAGGCGGCGGGCGACTCCCTGGTGCTCGATCTGCGGTCGTCGGCGTACGCGGCGGCGTGGAAGCCGAAGGGCGAGGTGGCGGAGCGGACGGCGACCGTGCGGGTCCTGCACGCGCCGACGCGGAAGGTGGTGAGCCACTTCAACAAGGCGACGAAGGGCCGGATCGTGCGCAGCCTCCTGGAGGCGGGCGCGGAGCCGACGGGCCGGGCGGAGCTGGTGGAGGTGCTGCGGGAGCTGGGGTACGTGGTGGAGGAGGGCGGCAAGGCGGGGGCGCTGGACGTGCTGGTGGACGAGATCCACTGA
- a CDS encoding GNAT family N-acetyltransferase gives MPVSRPARWHFTQDPDAFRRVAGRCAEREAARNTLLLTQLDVPGVRGWWGGPDGPDGEGAGLCQVVGEPGVLLLGAMPVDAARELAGRLPGEGRVSTVRGETGAVEAYADACGREVVGTRRMRLFRLGELTPPAPAPPGRDRLARPEDLRGALAWMREFARDIGEEPDADYTPNVEARIAEGRLRFWEVDGEPVAMASVSRLVAGQVRVSPVYTPPAHRARGYGGAVTAAVSRSALTAGAAEVLLFTDLANPTSNALYRRLGYRPLADHTAVELGPP, from the coding sequence GTGCCCGTCTCCCGGCCGGCTCGCTGGCACTTCACCCAGGATCCGGACGCCTTCCGGCGCGTCGCCGGGCGGTGTGCGGAGCGGGAGGCGGCGCGGAACACCCTGTTGCTCACCCAGCTCGACGTGCCGGGGGTGCGGGGCTGGTGGGGCGGGCCGGACGGTCCCGACGGCGAGGGGGCGGGCCTGTGCCAGGTCGTCGGGGAGCCCGGGGTGCTGCTGCTCGGCGCGATGCCCGTCGACGCGGCCCGGGAACTCGCGGGGCGGCTGCCCGGTGAGGGCCGGGTGAGCACGGTGCGGGGCGAGACCGGAGCCGTCGAGGCGTATGCCGACGCCTGCGGGCGGGAAGTCGTGGGCACGCGCCGGATGCGGCTGTTCCGGCTCGGCGAGCTGACACCGCCCGCGCCGGCGCCGCCGGGGCGTGACCGGCTCGCGCGGCCGGAGGACCTGCGCGGGGCCCTCGCGTGGATGCGGGAGTTCGCCCGGGACATCGGCGAGGAACCGGACGCCGACTACACCCCGAACGTCGAGGCCCGGATCGCCGAGGGCCGCCTGCGCTTCTGGGAGGTCGACGGGGAGCCCGTCGCGATGGCGAGCGTGTCCCGGCTCGTCGCCGGGCAGGTGCGCGTCTCGCCCGTCTACACCCCGCCCGCCCACCGCGCCCGCGGCTACGGCGGCGCCGTGACCGCCGCGGTCAGCCGGTCCGCCCTCACCGCCGGTGCCGCCGAGGTGCTGCTCTTCACCGACCTGGCCAACCCGACCAGCAACGCCCTCTATCGGCGGCTCGGCTACCGGCCCCTCGCCGACCACACCGCCGTCGAGCTCGGTCCCCCCTGA
- a CDS encoding nuclear transport factor 2 family protein, whose product MSRTPQEVFADHGDRLGTGDLDMISQNYTEDAVFLTPEETLTGREGVRRGIGRLLADLPDAEWQLDPRFAGDVLFLRWSAATGTHEVTDGVDTFVFRDGLISAQTVRYTLTPRTTGTTGTTRATA is encoded by the coding sequence ATGAGCCGTACGCCGCAGGAGGTCTTCGCCGACCACGGTGACCGGCTCGGCACCGGCGACCTCGACATGATCAGCCAGAACTACACCGAGGACGCCGTCTTCCTCACCCCCGAGGAAACCCTCACGGGACGTGAGGGAGTACGGCGGGGCATCGGCAGGCTGCTCGCCGATCTGCCGGACGCCGAATGGCAGCTGGATCCTCGGTTCGCCGGTGACGTGCTGTTCCTGCGGTGGAGCGCCGCCACCGGCACCCACGAGGTCACCGACGGCGTGGACACGTTCGTCTTCCGCGACGGGCTCATCAGCGCCCAGACCGTCCGCTACACCCTCACCCCCCGTACGACCGGAACCACCGGTACCACCCGCGCCACCGCCTGA
- the eda gene encoding bifunctional 4-hydroxy-2-oxoglutarate aldolase/2-dehydro-3-deoxy-phosphogluconate aldolase: MPSVFELASAAPVVPVVVIEDAADAVPLARALVNGGLPVIEVTLRTPAALDAIRAVAAEVPEAVVGAGTVVSAAGVTQAVAAGARFLVSPGWTEGLLDAMGGAGVPFLPGVSTASEVVALLERGVTELKFFPAEAAGGVPYLKSLAGPLPRARFCPTGGISLGSAPSYLALPNVACVGGTWMLPADALASRDWGRVEELARGASGLAASR; encoded by the coding sequence ATGCCGAGCGTGTTCGAGCTTGCCTCCGCCGCCCCCGTCGTCCCGGTCGTCGTGATCGAGGACGCCGCCGACGCCGTGCCGCTCGCCCGTGCCCTGGTGAACGGCGGACTGCCGGTGATCGAGGTGACCCTGCGCACGCCCGCCGCGCTCGACGCGATCCGGGCGGTCGCGGCGGAGGTCCCGGAGGCGGTGGTGGGCGCGGGCACCGTCGTCTCGGCGGCGGGTGTCACGCAGGCGGTGGCGGCGGGCGCGCGCTTTCTGGTGAGCCCGGGGTGGACGGAGGGGCTGCTGGACGCGATGGGCGGCGCGGGCGTGCCGTTCCTGCCCGGCGTGTCGACGGCCTCGGAGGTCGTGGCGCTGCTGGAACGCGGGGTGACGGAGCTGAAGTTCTTCCCGGCGGAGGCGGCGGGCGGCGTTCCGTACCTGAAGTCCCTCGCCGGCCCGCTGCCCCGGGCCCGTTTCTGCCCCACCGGCGGCATCTCCCTCGGCTCGGCACCGTCCTACCTCGCGCTGCCGAACGTCGCCTGTGTCGGCGGTACGTGGATGCTGCCGGCGGACGCGCTGGCGTCCCGCGACTGGGGCCGGGTGGAAGAGCTGGCCCGCGGGGCGTCGGGCCTGGCCGCCTCCCGCTGA
- a CDS encoding heme-binding protein, with the protein MSTTHAPAATAPLTTQDAETLIAAARRAAEDAGVTVSVTVLDAGGHPLAFRRDDRAVLISGETSTRKAYTALQLNAPTADLVDLVKPDGPFHSLPTALDKPLLFIAGGIPVHRDGRLIGAIGVGGGAPEQDHGFATAALEELAGSAR; encoded by the coding sequence ATGAGCACCACCCACGCACCCGCCGCCACCGCCCCGCTGACCACGCAGGACGCCGAGACGCTGATCGCCGCCGCCCGCCGCGCCGCCGAGGACGCCGGGGTCACGGTCAGCGTCACCGTCCTCGACGCGGGCGGCCACCCGCTCGCCTTCCGCCGCGACGACCGGGCCGTCCTGATCTCCGGCGAGACGAGCACCCGCAAGGCGTACACCGCGCTCCAGCTGAACGCGCCCACCGCCGACCTGGTCGACCTGGTCAAGCCCGACGGGCCGTTCCACTCGCTGCCCACCGCGCTCGACAAGCCGCTGCTGTTCATCGCGGGCGGCATCCCCGTCCACCGCGACGGCCGGCTGATCGGCGCGATCGGCGTCGGCGGCGGCGCCCCCGAGCAGGACCACGGCTTCGCCACCGCCGCGCTCGAAGAGCTGGCCGGATCCGCCCGATGA
- a CDS encoding iron-siderophore ABC transporter substrate-binding protein yields MSLRRRGTAAAALSLAAALALAACGGGDGSSDASKQDDGGKKKDVATGGKDFGDAAAKTAAMGTDAKPGQFPRTLKHALGTTEIPAAPKRVVVLDVGELDNVVSLGIKPVGYAPSEGDDGIPGYLKKDAGSPKSVGTINNLNLEAIANLQPDLILGSQLRAADKYDELSKIAPTVFSIRPGFTWKENYLLNAAALDRTADAKSKLAAYETKARQLGTDIGPNKPTVSMVRYLPGKIRLYAKASFIGTILEDAGLPRPKNQQINELAAEISPEKIDQADADWIFTGVYGDPKATKRDTAQANPLWKNLKAVKAGQAKDVPDETWYLGLGVTAANSVLDDLRADLVKK; encoded by the coding sequence ATGTCCCTCCGCCGCCGCGGCACCGCTGCCGCCGCCCTCAGCCTCGCCGCCGCGCTCGCCCTCGCGGCCTGCGGAGGCGGTGACGGCTCCTCGGACGCCAGCAAGCAGGACGACGGCGGGAAGAAGAAGGACGTCGCCACCGGCGGAAAGGACTTCGGGGACGCCGCCGCCAAGACCGCCGCCATGGGCACGGACGCCAAGCCCGGCCAGTTCCCGCGCACCCTGAAGCACGCCCTCGGCACGACCGAGATCCCGGCCGCGCCCAAGCGGGTCGTCGTCCTCGACGTCGGCGAGCTCGACAACGTCGTCTCCCTCGGCATCAAGCCCGTCGGTTACGCCCCCTCCGAGGGCGACGACGGCATCCCCGGCTACCTGAAGAAGGACGCCGGCAGCCCGAAGTCCGTCGGCACCATCAACAACCTCAACCTGGAGGCGATCGCCAACCTCCAGCCCGACCTCATCCTGGGCAGCCAGCTGCGCGCCGCCGACAAGTACGACGAGCTGTCGAAGATCGCGCCCACCGTGTTCTCCATCCGCCCGGGCTTCACCTGGAAGGAGAACTACCTCCTCAATGCCGCCGCCCTCGACAGGACCGCCGACGCGAAGTCGAAGCTGGCCGCGTACGAGACCAAGGCCAGGCAGCTCGGCACGGACATCGGCCCGAACAAGCCGACCGTCTCGATGGTCCGCTACCTGCCGGGCAAGATCCGCCTCTACGCGAAGGCGTCCTTCATCGGCACCATCCTCGAGGACGCCGGACTGCCGCGCCCGAAGAACCAGCAGATCAACGAGCTGGCCGCGGAGATCAGCCCGGAGAAGATCGACCAGGCCGACGCCGACTGGATCTTCACGGGCGTGTACGGCGACCCCAAGGCCACCAAGCGGGACACCGCCCAGGCCAACCCGCTCTGGAAGAACCTCAAGGCCGTCAAGGCCGGCCAGGCCAAGGACGTCCCGGACGAGACCTGGTACCTGGGCCTGGGCGTCACGGCGGCGAACAGCGTCCTCGACGACCTGCGCGCCGACCTGGTGAAGAAGTAG